The genomic DNA GTTAAGCCACAACAGCTGTATGAATGTGAGGCTGTAAAATGAATAATACAGGGCATTTTCGTAGCATTTTCTGCCATGTGGATTCTTTCTGGGCTTACTGTGAAATCTAATTAGAATAGTCACTGAGCAATGTGCATGAATGATTTACTTACTTTCTATTTGAGAGTGGAGGTCATTGACTATCACTTGTAGCTGCCCAATAGTCATGTCTCTCAGATCAGTAGGTTTCAAACTTCTCTTCATCAAGCATTCACTAATATGAGGCATATGTGgcagctaaaaaacaaaaaaaacttgtcaTTCACTGATCAACAAccactttataaaaaaacaaataccatAAAATGAGCTCAATCTCTTATTTATTTTGACATTATGTAGTCAATATTTCCTATGTCCATATTTAATTACATAATTAATAGCACATATGAACAAAAGGCAGAACTTATTATGACCAGCAGGGGGGAGCATTTGATCAGTGTTTCAGTGGAAGTCGCTAATTCTAAAGGAAATTTTGACCAGTGATGTACGTACGGTACTCGGCAGCAAAACAAGAAAATACTTGAACAGTGACTATGATAATTACTCAATTAccacatgaaaaaaaacccaacatctGATGTAACAAAAACCCTTATGAAGACACTGATGAAAGGAGAATAACTATTGGCTATACTGTATACTTGTTCATTCTTGCTCTGCTGTTTTTCTACAGCTCTATGTAATATCTTTGACGTTTTATAGACACACAGCAATACAaagtaaaaacacaaatgatTTTGACACAGGGCTATAGGCCAGACACAGTCCAAAATCATTATGGCCCTTATattgcttattaaaggggttgttcacctccaaacactttttccagtttagttgttttcagccagttctacagaaataaaaactttttacaattactttatattttcaatttgtgatcatttttctaatactgaagtgtaaagttacatttttcaccgcctaaagcgggggggggggggagtttacaTCTCTTTAACTgtattaaattgatacatttagttgatacatttgttatctttagccctgctgtgTAGAGtactgtgcggaaccaatttctaagacccggccCAACCCAAGCCCGCAGCCTGTGACCTGAACCGTAAcacgcatatttacccactttgatccgctactcgacctggacccgcaactgccttattcgCAACCCAACCCACAACTTGCCAACCACCacaaaacaggaagtgatggtgctgcaaaccggaagtgacatcatcaaaagtggacggggacagaaacaagttttgtaaaactttaaaaggagtaaaatatagacaatattacataagataagaaatttagatgagacccacaacctgaCCTGCAGACCCGCGGGTATaactgcacctgaaaatcctcaccctcattccgcagggtgcccgctttttttgcgggtaactcaCAGGTACCCGAccggctgcaggactctactgctgagcagaatccctgagctttattaaaggcagctgttagaattgatacaattgttgcttaAATCcccagatactgctgagaaatgcatcaactaatgtagccACCAAATGTATCCAGGTGTTCACCTGGAGAGAGacacacgaacattaaactttaaacttcaattctgGAAAAACGATAAAACATAAAAGATCTGAAAAAGTGCttggcaggtgaacaacccctttaatatcagaaTTTTAATGTAATTGGGCTCCTTAATGCTAGTAATAAGTCAAAGAGTGCAAGCTCTATATATATAACTGGTAACTTACAAGGTCTGCTACAGGAGACTTTTTCCTGTTCTGCTTTTCCACTTCCACCTGCATTTTGGCCATTGGTTTAACCATTGCCAGTGCCATTTTCGCTTCTGCTTGTAGTTTCTTTTGTCTGGAGATGAAATCCATGTCTTCAATGGACTCAGACTCTTCCTCAGTAGTATCTCTGTCTGAATAGGAAGAACTCTGTTTGCTCTACAGGGAAAAGGAAAAGCAATTCACTCGTTAGAGTTGCACAATAGCAGGATCACACAACGGCAGTCTAGCGACATAGAAAACTGCACCAATCGCTGCAGTCTGATttcaaccttaaaggaacagctcagtgaaaaattaaaaactgggtaaataggctgtgtaaaaatgtttctaatatagttagttagctgcCTTTCAATTCTCTAACTTTAAGTTAGTcagtgtaagggcccgaaggcgcagcagtagaAGTTgcagaccaaagaggagacaaacaccgggttcgaagtacaaaaggtttatccaaaagagtagtcaaggtacaggcagtaattcagttcaggcggcaaacaacGGAGTCAAGAAAGCAGGCAAGGATCGGTACACAGAATATCAGAAatcagaaatcacacccaggaacacaagtcaatggaacctataattgggcaaagaagaaaagggcaatggggtttaaatagtccaaggctTGGCGCCAaatgttgacgcgctggcgtcagacgcagacgccagcgtccccacgctgacgtcctgacgccggtgcccgattctgacgccggcgtccgttccgtcgccggcgaccaatcccagacCGAGAAGACGCTGATGTCACAGggcagcgcccagcaggagccatgcggtggggcaggaggtcgccatcttggacgccatcttgggtaagAATagtagtttccattacagtacccccttccctagggggggcctcaggaccaccgggaccaggacgagaaggaaactgtttgtggaacctgcggacaaggatgggGGCATGAACATCAGACTTcttcacccaggagcattcctcaggaccaaaacccttccattcaatgagatatTGGAGAGCACCCCTGGAAAGGCGAGAGTCTAAGATTCGGTTAACTTCGAACTCCAAGGAATCATTGatgacaacaggagctgtggaagaagaagaaggagactgcaggtttaagaagagacacatgaaacacattagggatcctCATTTTGGGTGGGAGAAGAAGACGGACAGCCACTGGATTGATGACCTcaatgatgggaaagggaccgatgaacttgggaccaagtttaggagagggaatcttAAGACGAATATTTCGAGTGGATAACCAAACCTTATCACCAAGAGAGTAATTTGGCGAAGCAATCCTCTTTTTGTCGGCAAATTTCTTTTGGGAAGAAGAACTCTTTCCCAAATTAGCGGCCGTGGCAtgccagatggccatcatatgggctgcttgatcattggcggcaggcacgttggtaagtaggaggtcctgaggaaaagccaaagggtttaaaccataaacacagaagaatggagatttctgggaagaagaatgaagggaattgttgtgggcaaattctgCCCATGGAAGGAggtccgaccaatcatcctgacacaaggacacatgacagcGCAGAAATTGTTCTAACGCTTGATTGACACGTTCAGCGGCTCCGTTGGACTGAGGATGGTAGGCGGAAGAAAATTGTAGAGAAATATTCAAGGCTttgcacagagacctccaaaacttagacacaaaTTGAGGTCCACGATCAGACACGATTTCAGCAGGAAAGCCAtgaagacgaaaaatatgtttaatgaagagttcagaaagttccggggcagatggtagtttgcggagaggagtgaaatgagccatcttactaaatcggtcgatcaccacccagatgacagtgtggccggaagaacttggaagatcgacaataaagtccatggaaagatgagtccaaggtctagaaggaatgggtaaaggtaacaaaaaaccctttgggggagaatgtccggacttggaaacggcacaggtggaacaagaagaaacaatgtctttaacatcctttcttaaagatggccaccaaagcagacgagacaaaagttcagtggtttttttaatcccaggatgaccggcctgtttagaaTTGTGGGACTGAGACAAAATGGCAGGACGAAATtcaggaggaacaaaagctagacccaggggagtctcttcaggagcagaagcttgagcggaaagTAGTTGCGGAGCACAGGCAGGAAACAAGGCTGCGATGAGCTTGGAAGAAGGAACAACAGGTTCAGGGTCTTCGGAGCCAGAATcctcaggaataaagcttctggatagtgcatcggccttcctgtttctggacccAGGAcgaaaagtaatgacaaaattaaaacgagaaaagaaaagtgcccacctggcttgccggggattgaggcgtttgagggaCTGAATAAATTCGAGGTTCTTGTGATCAGTAAAGATTGTTACCGGAACAGCAGATCCCTctaataagtgtctccattcttctaaggccaaCTTAACCGCAAGCagctcccggttgccaacgtcGTAGTTTTGTTCTGGggcagaaaattttttggaaagaaaagcacatggatgaagtttaccatcagaagaagacCTTTGAGATAACACGGCTCCAGCACCGATGTCCGAGGCGTCGACTTCGATGAAGAATGGTTGAAGAGGctcagggtgtctaagaattggagcggaGGAAAACGCTTCCTTGAGAGacttgaaggcttccaaagcttgagggggccagtgttgaggtttgtttccaccacggatcagggcaagaattggagaaagtctggaagaaaagtttttaatgaactgtctgtagtaatttgcgaagccaacaaacctttgaacagctttgacgctggtaggaagacgccagtccaggattgcggagactttggccggatccatcttgaagccaagagaagaaataatataacccagaaaaggaatagaagagactTCAAAGATGCACTTTTCCAACTTAGCGTAAAGATGATTTTTTCTCAGTCTGGATagaacttcacgtacttggttGCGATGCTCTTGGAGgtccttagaaaaaataagaatgtcatccaaATAGACAaccacacactgccccaataaatcacgaaaaatgtcattaacgaattcctggaagaccgcaggggcattacagagaccaaaaggcatgaccagatattcataatgaccatcacgagtattgaaggcggtcttccactcatccccctcacgaatccgaatgaggttgtaggccccacgaagatccaacttagtaaaCAGGCTGGCACCCCTGagttgatcgaacagttcagaaatgagaggaagagggtacctgtttttaatggtgattttattaagtcctctgtagtcaatgcagggccgcaagcTACCATCCTTTTTTTcgacaaagaagaaccccgctcctgcaggggagatggaaggacgaataaatcctctctgaagattctcctgaatataggacttcatagcagaagtctcCGAGGGGGAAAGtggataggtgcggccacgaggaggcatggaaccGGATAAAAGTTCAATAGGGcagtcgtatggacgatgaggtggaagATTCTCGGCAGaacttttattgaagacatcggaAAATGCTTGATAAGCAGATGGAAGAAAAGGttttgaagacacagaagaaattttaacgacaggaacagcgggtaaacagttctgtaaacaaaatgGGCTCCACCTGGAAACTTGTGTAGAAGCCCAATCAATGACAGGATTATGGAGGCACAACCAGGGTAGACCTAAAACAACTGGAGTGGAGGGGCAATCGATAAGAAAAaaggacagtctttccaaatgcatggtgcccaccttgAAAGAGAGTTCTTGGGTAGTTTGCGAGATGACAGCGGAAGACAAGGGACGATCATCTATCGCCAGGACTCGGAGCGGACTTGCCAAAGACTGGAGAGGAATGGAATGTTTGACAGCGAATACTCggtccatgaaatttccagcTGCGCCCGAATCaaggaaggcctgagaagagatcttTTTGGAACCGaactggatctgcactgggaggaggaaacgttgagcTGAAGAACGGGGAGAAtgacaaattccacccaggtaagtctccccaaacttacctaggttttggcgtttcccggcttcactgggcattcatgagcaaagtgagctttgcccccgcagtagagacataaccccgccgcccttctccgattcttctcctgttcggaaagacgagcccgtccaatctgcatcggttcctctgctggtagagaagaggaagaagcagaagccgcaggaggtgGAGAGGGCGAGATGTGAGCAGGATCGTAGAGCAAGGGTCTCTGAAAacggggggccaggataggctggaaTCGTGAATTCCTCTTAGAGCGTTCGCGATCAAGTTCGATCTGGAATTCCCTCTGGCGGGTATCTACTTTCACGGCCAATGCGACCAGGTCCTCCATCTGGAGGGAATCTCTCGGGACACCAGGTCGTTCTTAATCCGAATAGCTAACCCATTGTAGAAGGCTGCATGGTAACCGTCGTTGTTCCAAGACGTCTCCGCCACCAGGGTGCGAAATTCGATAGCATACTCGGAGACCGAGCGGACACCTTGTTGAAGCTGGAAAAGCCTGGCGGAGGAAGAAGTGGCACGGcccggagcatcaaacaccgtacgGAGTTCTTGAACGAATGCTCTGGCGTTATCAATCAgaggatcctccttttcccaaaagggtgatgcccactccaaagcctttccctgcagacgggtgattatataacccactttggcacgttcagaaacgaactgacctggcagcagggcgaactgaatctcgcactggttgatgaagcCCCTGCACGCTTCTGGATCACCGCTAAAAAGAGGTGGAGCAGGGATACGAGGTTCAGAAACCTGGAGTGGGATAGGAATAGCCGGAGCAGGCACGATCGCAGGAGCCGCGGGTGACAGAGCTGTCAGCTTCTCCAGAATTGCCTCCAGAGCCTGGCCGAAATGggattgctgggcttcataggtttTCATCCgcgaagccaatccacgaatggCCCCTCCTACATCGagaggtgcttgggcctcctccgaagggtccatggcccaattatactgtaagggcccgaaggcgcagcagtagaagttgcggaccaaagaggagacaaacaccgggttcgaagtacaaaaggtttatccaaaagagtagtcaaggtacaggcagtaattcagttcaggcggcaaacaacGGAGTCAAGAAAGCAGGCAAGGATCGGTACACAGAATATCAGAAatcagaaatcacacccaggaacacaagtcaatggaacctataattgggcaaagaagaaaagggcaatggggtttaaatagtccaaggctTGGCGCCAaatgttgacgcgctggcgtcagacgcagacgccagcgtccccacgctgacgtcctgacgccggcgcccgattctgacgccggcgtccgttccgtcgccggcgaccaatcccagacCGAGAAGACGCTGATGTCACAGggcagcgcccagcaggagccatgcggtggggcaggaggtcgccatcttggacgccatcttgggtaagAATAGTAGTTTCCATTACAGTCAGTGACTGGAAGGGGgctcacatgggacataactgttcagtgagtttgcaatagatcctcagcattcagcaacagttatgacccatgttgccccattcaagtcactgattactgcctggtaaccaatcagtggaaagcaagagagctggtatgaagggacagatttattgCTTAAAAAATATCAAGCAGGGCACTATTTACCccattaaaaactatttttttctgattccTTCATTTTATATGTATGACTAGTACAACCACTTATTGTGGCAGAGCCCTGGGTGCAGGAGAAAGACTATATGGTGGTTAAGAATGAAGGGAAGTCTATCAGGGACTCTTTCTTCTGGTATATTAGTGATACCCAGCTCAAAGGGTGTATAATGAATACCTTTAATAGGGTACAATAATGTTAATCAACAGAAAATAGTCTAGACAATGCGCCAATGGTGTAGTGAGATGCAGTCAGATCAGTGGACTTACCATTGGAGATAAAGGAGTGTCCAGACTTGTTTCTGTTTTGCTGTCATCAGCATCACTGTCCTTGTCACTGCCACTGTCATTTACAAAACAGATCTGCAGGTTCATCCCACTTTGTAGTCTGCATAATGAAAAATAACACATGGGTATGATAAATACTAGGGAAGATCAGGCCCAGAATCAGGCCAAATATTTACGAGTGGGTTGTGAATTGCATAACGTTTGCATTGGAACATTTACACAGGGCATTACAATAAATCAGATCAATccgttagtgatgtgcaggcagaCCCAATACCTGAGAGTCGAGCGAGTTCGGGCCAACCTTGCACGATCTTTTCCGGGTCGTGGATTGAGCTCTTCctactgctctccccgcccgcgaccttccaaatgcaggcttccgacttccgggttgagtttttatagacgtTTGCTTCTCGCcccaccccgccccttttgtgacgtcatcagcaggGTGGGTCGTTGTGGGTCTATATAAGAGACCCGGAAGTCAGGCTCTGGCAGGCGCGGGTGGTGGGAGGTCGGGTTGCGGAATAGCCTGACACGCACATCACTACAACCCGTGATTTAAAGcaccaaaattcaaaaagaaattacaagagagagagagagctaaatCAGTACCTGGATGATAGACTTGGTTTGCCACTCTTGCTAAAACTGGTGTATAAGCCAGGGCCATCATCAAAGAAACTCCCAAATGCAAGCTTCTGCCTGATCGATTCCCTTTCATTCTTCTGAGCCTAAACGTAAAATAGAAACATTCAATAACATTGAAAGAGGCAGCATGGAATACACAGCGTAGTGCTCAAAATAGACACAAAGGGGACTGAGAGCTTCATTTCTGATTCAGCCTCTACATATTTACAATCATACCAAAAGAGCACACGTTGCCAAGCTACATAACAGCAAACTGATTAGGTGTCAGAAAATGAGTCCAGGAAGTCATCTTTTCCTTACGTATGTAAATGCTCAATCTTGATTTTATATGTTCCATAAAGATATACTGACATTCATTCGCTAACTCacaatcagctttttttttttagtagcaaaCAGcgagatatttgctttcattacccTTATTGAAGTTAATAAAAGACAAGTGGGCATTAGTTATCATGGggtactgccctggtgcaaactGCAACGGATATATGGAAAGGAGCTTCCCAATGGGATTCATGAagaatttcattttttcttttttttttttaaagttaaacttTGCCTTGGATAATGTCACAGTACTCTGACTTCTTAATGATGTATATGATATGTCACATAATgtgggctaaaggtggccatacacgggcagattaaagctgccgatatcggtcctttagactgatttggcaatttatctgcccatgtgtaggGGCTCCCGAAGGGTcctcccaatcgatatcaggccaaaaatcgggcagatatcgatatcggtcaagtttgatttttttttgtacgatccggTACCACATCGGCTACTTGATGTGGCCCtgcgacccatcggagcccattcATAGGATTGTAATGCGATTGTTCAGCCCCAGGGCCGAAAGTTCGGATTCATCCAATATCGCcaagccgttagtgggcatatcggtttaagatccgctcatttggcgaactTGCAGCCTTTAATGCTTTCTAGGGATTAACATTTCCACCCACTGATCCGCACTGCTCTGAGATACCTGGTATTATAAACTATATTTCAGAGACTGACGGAAAGAAATTCTGTACCATTCTATCTATAGGCTAGGAAACTTCAGGGCTTTATATTTGGTCTGAACATCACACTTCACCATGgccacccttttaaaaccaaatgcTCCATATCATGTGACTTCTGGATGTGGCCCTTTatctacaattcccagcaccacCCATCAAGTATATCTAGTTCATCTAATGCTAAATAGTCATACAAATTACATATATCTGATCTAATTTTAGGATGTACAGAAGCCTGGCCAATACACATATTCCCACACATTCTTAGCATTTAAACATATCTTCAGCCAGCTCATGCTAACTATATAGCATTGCatgaatttacattaatttatatttcCTACCCATACAAGAATAATGAAGCACATAGCAAATAACTGCATGGCATATGAATATTTCACTGAAAGCCAAGCCTGATAACTATTCATACCATGCAATTCTACTCCTTTTATAAATGCAGTTATAAATTGCTGCAGTCTGGAAGAGTGtaaccccattttaaaaaaagctggggcactgaaaaatgtgaataaaaagagaatgggataatttgaacattatatagaggcatgggatttgttatccaaaatgctccgaacctggggttttccgaataatggatctttcagtaatttggatctccataccttaagtctactagaaaatcatttaaatattgaattaaaaaaaaaatgatataaaataggctatttttttgccaataagaattaataatatcttcgtttggatcgagaacaaggtactgttatattgttacagaggaaaaatgaaatatttttaaaaatgtggattattggattataatgaagcagtgtcggacagggacaccaggggcccacccaaaaaccttggaccgggggcccactctcagtacttttattattattctcctcactcaacctctaatctcctagtctctattctttacatacattaatctattattccatatatttagcctctttgttctcaaagaaataggaaatggccatgaaataggccaaatctttagcagcacaagggccccctgagacctgggcccactgggagttttcctggtgtcccggtgggccagtctgacactgtaatgaagtctgtgggagattgactttctgtaattcagagctttctggataacagatcccacacctgtatatccTATACTGCATTTTAAATAGTATAGTGTAATACAGTGTCACCAACTGTAACCTaaagcactttaatacccctctgaattgtgtctgtatgttatccTCCCATATAGACTGTAAACcctacagggtagggtcctccatccttttgtctccttgaaattgagcacttaatctgtattgtaataatatttt from Xenopus laevis strain J_2021 chromosome 5S, Xenopus_laevis_v10.1, whole genome shotgun sequence includes the following:
- the schip1.S gene encoding schwannomin interacting protein 1 S homeolog; protein product: MVHQENCAYQAQKNERESIRQKLAFGSFFDDGPGLYTSFSKSGKPSLSSRLQSGMNLQICFVNDSGSDKDSDADDSKTETSLDTPLSPMSKQSSSYSDRDTTEEESESIEDMDFISRQKKLQAEAKMALAMVKPMAKMQVEVEKQNRKKSPVADLLPHMPHISECLMKRSLKPTDLRDMTIGQLQVIVNDLHSQIESLNEELVQLLLIRDELHMEQDAMLVDIEDLTRHAESQQKHMAEKMPTK